A region of Halosolutus amylolyticus DNA encodes the following proteins:
- a CDS encoding V-type ATP synthase subunit F, whose amino-acid sequence MSQEIAVVGSPEFTTGFRLAGVRRFENVPDDDKDAALDAAVTDVLEDEGVGIVVMHDDDLDYLSRNVRQTVETSVEPVVVTIGSGTGGGGLREQIKRAIGIDLMDEDES is encoded by the coding sequence ATGAGCCAGGAAATCGCAGTCGTCGGCAGTCCGGAGTTCACGACCGGCTTCCGCCTCGCTGGCGTGCGCCGGTTCGAAAACGTGCCGGACGACGACAAGGACGCGGCACTCGACGCCGCCGTCACGGACGTCCTCGAGGACGAGGGCGTCGGCATCGTCGTCATGCACGACGACGATCTCGACTACCTGTCGCGGAACGTACGCCAGACCGTCGAGACGAGCGTCGAGCCAGTCGTCGTCACCATCGGTAGCGGCACCGGTGGCGGCGGCCTGCGCGAACAGATCAAACGTGCGATCGGTATCGACCTGATGGACGAGGACGAGAGTTAA
- a CDS encoding ATP synthase subunit A, giving the protein MSQAEDIETVDEDGVIESVSGPVVTAADLDARMNDVVYVGDEGLMGEVIEIEGNLTTIQVYEETSGVGPGEPVENTGEPLSVDLGPGMMDSIYDGVQRPLDVLEDKMGTAFLDRGVDAPGIDLEKKWEFEPTVEEGDTVEPGDVVGVVEETVTIDHKVMVPPDYEGGEVTSVESGEFTVEETVVELDNGEEIQMHQEWPVREARPAGDKETPTEPLVTGQRVQDGLFPLAKGGTAAIPGPFGSGKTVTQQQLAKWSDADIVVYIGCGERGNEMTEVIEDFPELPDPQTGNPLMARTCLIANTSNMPVAARESCIYTGITIAEYYRDMGYDVALMADSTSRWAEAMREISSRLEEMPGEEGYPAYLAAALSEFYERAGKFQLINGGEGSISVVGAVSPPGGDFSEPVTQNTLRIVKTFWALDADLAERRHFPSINWDESYSLYKDQLDPWWEGNVADDWAETRQWAVDVLDEEGELQEIVQLVGKDALPEDQRLTLEVARYLREAWLQQNALHDVDTYCEPEKTYRMLGAIKTFNDEAFDALEAGVPVEEITDVDATPRLNRMGTAEEWNEFIDEIESDLKDQIRALY; this is encoded by the coding sequence ATGAGCCAGGCAGAAGACATCGAAACCGTCGACGAAGACGGTGTAATCGAAAGCGTGAGCGGTCCAGTCGTGACCGCCGCGGACCTCGACGCCCGGATGAACGACGTCGTCTACGTCGGCGACGAAGGGCTGATGGGCGAGGTCATCGAGATCGAAGGGAACCTGACCACGATTCAGGTGTACGAGGAGACCTCCGGGGTCGGCCCGGGCGAACCCGTCGAGAACACGGGCGAACCCCTGAGCGTCGACCTCGGCCCGGGCATGATGGACTCCATCTACGACGGCGTCCAGCGCCCGCTCGACGTCCTCGAGGACAAGATGGGGACCGCGTTTCTCGACCGCGGGGTCGACGCCCCGGGGATCGACCTCGAGAAAAAGTGGGAGTTCGAACCCACGGTCGAGGAAGGCGACACGGTCGAACCCGGCGACGTCGTCGGGGTCGTCGAGGAGACCGTCACCATCGATCACAAGGTGATGGTCCCACCGGACTACGAGGGCGGCGAGGTCACGTCGGTCGAGAGCGGCGAGTTCACGGTCGAGGAGACCGTCGTCGAACTCGACAACGGCGAAGAGATCCAGATGCACCAGGAGTGGCCGGTCCGTGAGGCCCGGCCCGCCGGTGACAAGGAGACGCCGACCGAACCCCTCGTCACTGGACAGCGCGTCCAGGACGGGCTGTTCCCGCTCGCGAAGGGTGGGACGGCGGCGATTCCCGGCCCCTTCGGCTCCGGGAAGACCGTCACCCAGCAGCAACTCGCAAAGTGGTCCGACGCGGACATCGTCGTCTACATCGGCTGTGGCGAGCGCGGCAACGAGATGACCGAGGTCATCGAGGACTTCCCGGAACTGCCGGACCCGCAGACCGGGAACCCGCTGATGGCCCGAACCTGCCTCATCGCCAACACGTCGAACATGCCCGTCGCGGCCCGCGAATCCTGTATCTACACCGGGATCACGATCGCGGAGTACTACCGCGACATGGGGTACGACGTCGCGCTGATGGCCGACTCCACCTCGCGGTGGGCAGAGGCCATGCGGGAAATTTCGAGTCGACTCGAGGAGATGCCCGGCGAGGAGGGGTATCCCGCGTATCTCGCGGCCGCGCTCTCGGAGTTCTACGAGCGCGCCGGCAAATTCCAGCTGATCAATGGTGGCGAAGGCTCGATCTCGGTCGTCGGCGCGGTCTCGCCGCCCGGCGGGGACTTCTCCGAGCCGGTCACCCAGAACACGCTGCGTATCGTCAAGACGTTCTGGGCACTGGACGCCGACCTCGCGGAGCGTCGGCACTTCCCCTCGATCAACTGGGACGAGTCCTACTCGCTGTACAAGGACCAGCTCGACCCGTGGTGGGAGGGCAACGTCGCGGACGACTGGGCGGAGACCCGCCAGTGGGCCGTCGACGTCTTAGACGAGGAGGGCGAACTCCAGGAAATCGTCCAGCTCGTCGGCAAGGACGCGCTGCCGGAGGACCAGCGGCTCACGCTCGAGGTCGCACGCTACCTGCGCGAGGCGTGGCTCCAGCAGAACGCGCTCCACGACGTCGACACCTACTGTGAGCCCGAGAAGACCTACCGGATGCTCGGGGCGATCAAGACGTTCAACGACGAGGCCTTCGACGCGCTCGAGGCTGGCGTCCCGGTCGAAGAGATCACGGACGTCGACGCGACCCCGCGGCTCAACCGTATGGGGACCGCCGAGGAGTGGAACGAGTTCATCGACGAGATCGAATCGGACCTCAAAGACCAGATCAGAGCGCTGTACTAA
- a CDS encoding ATP synthase subunit B — protein MKEYQTITEISGPLVFAEVDEPVGYDEIVEIETEDGRTLRGQVLESSEGVVAIQVFEGTGGIDRNASVRFIGETMKMPVTEDLLGRVLDGSGNPIDGGPEIVPDERQDIVGEAINPFSREYPEEFIQTGVSAIDGMNTLVRGQKLPIFSGSGLPHNELALQIARQATVPEEEGGEDDEGTEFAVIFGAMGITQEEANEFMQDFERTGALERSVVFMNLADDPAVERTVTPRLALTTAEYLAFEKGYHVLVILTDITNYCEALREIGAAREEVPGRRGYPGYMYTDLATLYERAGRIEGREGSVTQLPILTMPGDDDTHPIPDLTGYITEGQIVMDRDLNSQGIEPPINVLPSLSRLMDDGIGEGLTREDHGDVSDQMYAAYAEGEDLRDLVNIVGREALSERDNKFLDFADRFEEEFVQQGYDTNRSIDETLELGWDLLSMLPKEALNRIDEDLIAEHYREDESEVAEATADD, from the coding sequence ATGAAAGAGTACCAGACAATCACCGAAATCAGCGGTCCGCTGGTGTTCGCCGAGGTCGACGAACCCGTCGGGTACGACGAGATCGTCGAGATCGAAACCGAAGACGGGCGAACGCTCCGTGGACAGGTACTGGAATCGAGCGAGGGCGTCGTCGCGATCCAGGTGTTCGAAGGCACCGGCGGGATCGACCGCAACGCCTCCGTTCGCTTCATCGGCGAAACGATGAAGATGCCCGTCACCGAGGACCTCCTCGGCCGGGTGCTGGACGGATCGGGGAACCCGATCGACGGCGGCCCCGAGATCGTCCCGGACGAACGACAGGATATCGTCGGTGAGGCGATCAACCCCTTCTCGCGGGAGTATCCCGAGGAGTTCATCCAGACCGGCGTGTCGGCGATCGACGGCATGAACACCCTCGTTCGTGGGCAGAAACTGCCGATCTTCTCCGGATCGGGACTGCCCCACAACGAACTCGCCCTGCAGATCGCCCGGCAGGCGACCGTGCCGGAAGAGGAAGGCGGCGAGGACGACGAGGGCACCGAGTTCGCAGTCATCTTCGGTGCCATGGGGATCACCCAGGAGGAGGCAAACGAGTTCATGCAGGACTTCGAGCGCACCGGCGCGCTCGAGCGATCGGTCGTCTTCATGAACCTCGCGGACGACCCCGCAGTCGAGCGGACGGTCACGCCGCGACTCGCCCTGACCACCGCGGAGTACCTCGCCTTCGAGAAGGGGTACCACGTGCTGGTCATCCTGACCGACATCACCAACTACTGCGAGGCGCTTCGCGAGATCGGTGCCGCACGCGAGGAGGTCCCGGGTCGCCGTGGCTACCCCGGGTACATGTACACCGACCTGGCGACGCTGTACGAGCGCGCCGGCCGTATCGAGGGCCGCGAGGGCTCGGTCACGCAGCTGCCGATCCTGACGATGCCCGGCGACGACGACACCCACCCGATCCCCGACCTCACCGGTTACATCACGGAGGGCCAGATCGTGATGGACCGGGACCTGAACAGCCAGGGGATCGAACCGCCGATCAACGTCCTGCCCAGCCTCTCGCGGCTGATGGACGACGGGATCGGCGAGGGCCTCACCCGCGAAGACCACGGCGACGTCTCCGACCAGATGTACGCCGCGTACGCGGAGGGTGAGGACCTGCGCGACCTCGTGAACATCGTCGGTCGCGAGGCGCTCTCCGAGCGGGACAACAAGTTCCTCGACTTCGCCGATCGCTTCGAGGAGGAGTTCGTCCAGCAGGGGTACGACACCAACCGTTCGATCGACGAGACGCTCGAACTCGGCTGGGACCTGCTCTCGATGCTCCCGAAGGAGGCGCTCAACCGCATCGACGAGGACCTCATCGCGGAGCACTACCGCGAGGACGAGTCCGAAGTTGCGGAAGCGACGGCCGACGACTGA
- a CDS encoding zinc ribbon domain-containing protein, whose product MKDDDRGCPKCDHTETEVDEISTTGTGLSKFFDIQNRRFMVISCTNCGYSELYRGQSSGAMADLFLG is encoded by the coding sequence ATGAAAGACGACGATCGCGGCTGTCCGAAGTGCGACCACACGGAGACGGAGGTCGACGAGATTTCGACGACCGGAACGGGACTGTCGAAGTTCTTCGACATCCAGAACCGGCGATTCATGGTGATCAGTTGCACCAACTGCGGCTACTCGGAACTCTACCGCGGCCAGTCGTCCGGGGCAATGGCCGACCTCTTCCTGGGGTGA
- a CDS encoding V-type ATP synthase subunit D, translating to MAKDVKPTRKNLMEIEDRIELSERGHGTLEKKRDGLIMEFMDILDKAQDVRGDLADDYEQAQKKINMARAMEGDVAVRGAAAALQEHPEITTESKNIMGVVVPQIESSRVSKSLDQRGYGIMGTSARIDEAAEAYEDLLESIILAAEVETAMKKMLREIETTKRRVNALEFKLLPDLYESQEYIEQKLEEQEREETFRLKKIKDKKEQEEKEERAADAAAEAEAEAEDDAEREDLEDTQPSTAARSPTADQ from the coding sequence ATGGCCAAGGACGTCAAACCCACCCGCAAGAACCTGATGGAGATCGAGGATCGGATCGAACTCTCCGAGCGCGGGCACGGGACCCTGGAAAAGAAGCGGGACGGGCTGATCATGGAGTTCATGGACATCCTGGACAAGGCCCAGGACGTCCGCGGTGACCTCGCCGACGACTACGAGCAGGCCCAGAAGAAGATCAACATGGCCCGGGCCATGGAGGGCGACGTCGCGGTTCGCGGCGCCGCCGCGGCCCTGCAGGAACACCCCGAGATCACGACCGAGTCGAAGAACATCATGGGCGTCGTCGTCCCCCAGATCGAGTCCTCGCGGGTCTCCAAGAGTCTCGACCAGCGCGGCTACGGGATCATGGGCACCTCCGCCCGCATCGACGAGGCCGCCGAGGCCTACGAGGATCTCCTCGAGAGCATCATCCTCGCCGCGGAGGTCGAGACGGCGATGAAGAAGATGCTCCGCGAGATCGAGACGACCAAGCGCCGCGTCAACGCGCTCGAGTTCAAACTCCTGCCCGACCTCTACGAGAGCCAGGAGTACATCGAGCAGAAACTCGAGGAACAGGAGCGCGAGGAGACGTTCCGGCTGAAGAAGATCAAGGACAAGAAAGAACAGGAGGAAAAAGAAGAGCGAGCGGCCGATGCGGCCGCCGAAGCGGAAGCGGAAGCCGAAGACGACGCGGAACGGGAGGACCTCGAGGACACCCAGCCGAGTACCGCCGCTCGATCGCCGACGGCCGACCAGTAA
- a CDS encoding DUF6276 family protein, which yields MACSHCGTESTIATAVPDDYREYAPDSAAAVTICPTCLTVDPAPSAAANDDGDGEDPDFSRLSDAFPRRPDRAVPLALAIERCDSLATNREAIETLLRAVERAGTDPLLVVDRLVADPSIEPAIDLDRRRHQLEQLLY from the coding sequence ATGGCCTGTTCACACTGCGGCACCGAATCGACGATCGCCACGGCCGTCCCCGACGACTACCGGGAATACGCGCCCGACTCCGCGGCCGCGGTGACGATCTGTCCCACCTGTCTCACCGTCGACCCTGCGCCGTCAGCCGCCGCCAACGACGACGGTGACGGAGAGGACCCCGACTTCTCACGCCTCAGCGACGCGTTTCCGAGGCGGCCCGACCGAGCGGTCCCGCTCGCGCTGGCGATCGAGCGATGTGACTCGCTGGCGACCAACCGCGAGGCGATCGAAACCCTGCTCCGGGCCGTCGAGCGCGCGGGAACGGACCCGTTGCTGGTCGTCGATCGACTCGTCGCCGATCCGTCGATCGAACCGGCAATCGACCTCGATCGTCGTCGACACCAGCTCGAGCAGTTGCTGTACTGA
- a CDS encoding DUF5811 family protein gives MNGNTPYAGLPGETGAGQRAAADVPDLSSAQKRVLNRDVSRIAARTREFLPSEYVVDAEVSRGISGPEVTVAVRPPIGHAVSAGFTPELEDAPEEVITADERDEVARGLAASAALQVKQAVSDNVTPTGK, from the coding sequence ATGAACGGAAACACGCCGTACGCAGGGCTGCCGGGGGAAACGGGTGCTGGTCAGCGTGCAGCGGCGGACGTTCCGGATCTCTCGAGCGCCCAGAAGCGAGTGCTCAACCGTGACGTCTCACGGATCGCCGCCCGAACTCGCGAGTTCCTCCCCAGCGAGTACGTCGTCGACGCCGAGGTTTCCCGTGGTATCTCCGGCCCCGAGGTGACCGTCGCCGTCCGGCCGCCGATCGGCCACGCCGTCAGCGCCGGCTTCACACCCGAACTCGAGGACGCTCCGGAGGAGGTCATCACGGCCGACGAGCGAGACGAAGTTGCCCGTGGTCTCGCCGCCAGCGCCGCGTTGCAGGTGAAACAGGCCGTCAGCGACAACGTGACGCCGACCGGGAAGTAA
- a CDS encoding pyruvoyl-dependent arginine decarboxylase produces the protein MSMIRVVWGSASGPTAMASYDAALAEAGVENYNLVSVSSVIPAGVEVEAVGTAPDLGPAGERLTVVEARATTAEPGRVSAALAWAQSIDHGPGLFYETAGEMDSDDVERRVREGLAAGQDLRDWQFGDPRIAVESAPAESGTHTTALVLAVYGESTPLL, from the coding sequence ATGAGTATGATCCGAGTCGTCTGGGGTTCTGCCTCGGGACCCACGGCGATGGCCTCCTACGACGCCGCCCTCGCCGAGGCCGGCGTCGAGAACTACAATCTCGTCTCCGTCTCCTCGGTTATTCCTGCAGGTGTAGAGGTCGAGGCCGTCGGCACCGCACCCGATCTCGGCCCCGCGGGCGAGCGCCTGACGGTGGTCGAAGCCCGGGCCACGACCGCAGAACCGGGACGGGTCAGCGCGGCGCTGGCGTGGGCCCAGTCGATCGACCACGGGCCGGGGCTGTTCTACGAGACGGCCGGTGAGATGGACAGCGACGACGTCGAACGGCGCGTTCGCGAGGGGCTGGCCGCGGGACAGGACCTCCGGGACTGGCAGTTCGGCGATCCCCGCATCGCCGTCGAGAGCGCGCCGGCCGAGTCGGGCACCCACACGACAGCGCTCGTGCTCGCGGTCTACGGCGAGAGCACTCCACTCCTGTAA
- the pan2 gene encoding proteasome-activating nucleotidase Pan2 encodes MSRSPSIPDRPHRDIDPDLPDDERLEALRGHYEDLVEVNEQLSDQLDDADDRRQRLREKVDRVERENETLKSSSLYIATVEDVMDDDEVIVKQHGNNQEVLTDVSPRIVDRVEAGDRVAVNDSFAIQTVLSAETDARAQSMEITERPAVSYADIGGIDEQVREVREAVEQPLTQPEMFQEVGIDPPSGVLLYGPPGTGKTMLAKAVANETDATFIKMAGSELVRKFIGEGSRLVRDLFEMAREREPAIIFIDEIDAIATTRTESKTSGDAEVQRTMMQLLSEMDGFEARGEIRIIAATNRFDMLDRAILRPGRFDRLIEVPEPDRDGREQILEIHTRGMNVDADVDFDVLADETEGYSGADIESLATEAGMFAIRNDRDEVHHQDFVDAHEKMEQDDSSDVISSPGYFYQ; translated from the coding sequence ATGTCTCGAAGCCCGTCTATCCCCGATCGACCCCACCGCGATATCGATCCCGATTTGCCGGACGACGAACGGCTCGAGGCGCTTCGCGGCCACTACGAGGATCTCGTCGAGGTCAACGAACAGCTGTCCGACCAGCTCGACGACGCCGATGACCGCCGCCAGCGCCTCCGCGAGAAAGTCGACCGCGTCGAACGCGAGAACGAGACGCTCAAGAGTTCGTCGCTGTACATCGCGACCGTCGAGGACGTGATGGACGACGACGAGGTCATCGTCAAACAGCACGGCAACAACCAGGAAGTGCTCACCGACGTCTCGCCCCGGATCGTCGACCGCGTCGAGGCCGGCGATCGCGTCGCCGTCAACGACTCCTTTGCGATCCAGACGGTGCTCTCGGCCGAAACCGACGCGCGCGCCCAGTCGATGGAGATCACCGAGCGGCCCGCCGTCAGCTACGCGGACATCGGCGGCATCGACGAACAGGTCCGCGAGGTCCGCGAGGCCGTCGAACAGCCGCTCACCCAGCCCGAGATGTTCCAGGAGGTCGGCATCGATCCGCCAAGCGGCGTCCTCCTCTACGGGCCGCCAGGGACGGGCAAGACGATGCTCGCGAAGGCCGTTGCCAACGAGACCGACGCCACCTTCATCAAGATGGCCGGCTCCGAACTCGTCCGCAAGTTCATCGGCGAGGGCTCGCGGCTCGTCCGCGACCTGTTCGAGATGGCCCGCGAGCGCGAACCCGCCATCATCTTCATCGACGAGATCGACGCGATCGCGACCACCCGCACGGAGTCGAAGACGTCGGGCGATGCCGAGGTCCAGCGGACGATGATGCAGTTGCTCTCCGAGATGGACGGCTTCGAGGCCCGCGGCGAGATCCGTATCATCGCCGCCACCAACCGCTTCGACATGCTCGATCGGGCCATCCTCCGCCCCGGCCGCTTCGATCGCCTCATCGAAGTTCCCGAACCCGATCGGGACGGCCGCGAGCAGATCCTCGAGATCCACACCCGCGGCATGAACGTCGATGCCGACGTCGACTTCGACGTGCTGGCCGACGAGACCGAGGGCTACTCCGGGGCCGACATCGAGAGCCTCGCGACCGAGGCCGGCATGTTCGCGATCCGGAACGATCGGGACGAGGTCCACCACCAGGACTTCGTAGACGCCCACGAGAAGATGGAGCAGGACGATTCGAGCGACGTGATCTCCTCGCCCGGCTACTTCTACCAATAA
- the pepF gene encoding oligoendopeptidase F: MSSVPERSEIDEAYTWDLESIYTTDDDWEAAYESVADRIDDLAAYEGQTVDDAETLLAVLGLRDEIMREVSTVAAYARMRRDEDTTNQHYQGLTARAQSLAADAQSAASFIEPELQDLTREEFDEMVAAEPDLETYDHYVDDVLRMKPHTRSAEVEALLADLSEVTGATGEVYNMLSNADMTFPTVEDPDGDAVEISQSNFVNLLKRPDRDFRKRVYENYFDEWASVRNTVAASYKNSVKADVKTAQARNYDTAREAALDGPNVPVDVYDTLVESVHDNLDKLHRHAELKRDALDVDELRMWDVYMPLTGDEGPDVEYDEATDHVVAALEPLGEEYQSRVADGLDSQWVDVYENEGKQSGAYSGGTYDTQPFILMNYQDDISSMYTLAHELGHSMHSQLTKEEQPYVYSGYEIFVAEVASTVNEALLTNHLLETVEDPEFRKHVLNEFLERVRSTLYRQTLFAEFEHEAHRLEEAGEPLTADRLDDLYRDLKADYYEPAAIDDRIAREWMRIPHFYRAFYVYQYATGISAALAIVDTVLEEGQAAAEDYLEFLRRGSREYPLDLLRIAGVDMSTSDPIDRALATYGDRLDEMETLLS; the protein is encoded by the coding sequence ATGAGTTCAGTTCCGGAGCGCTCCGAGATCGACGAGGCCTATACCTGGGATCTCGAGAGCATCTACACCACCGACGACGACTGGGAGGCGGCCTACGAGTCGGTCGCCGATCGGATCGACGACCTCGCCGCCTACGAGGGCCAGACCGTCGACGACGCCGAGACGCTGCTCGCCGTCCTCGGGTTGCGCGACGAGATCATGCGCGAGGTGTCGACGGTGGCCGCCTACGCCCGGATGCGCCGCGACGAGGACACGACGAACCAGCACTACCAGGGGCTGACCGCCCGCGCACAGTCGCTGGCGGCCGACGCCCAGTCCGCCGCGTCGTTCATCGAACCGGAACTCCAGGACCTGACCCGCGAGGAGTTCGACGAGATGGTCGCGGCCGAACCCGATCTCGAGACCTACGACCACTACGTCGACGACGTGCTCCGCATGAAGCCCCACACGCGATCGGCCGAGGTGGAGGCCCTGCTCGCGGACCTGAGCGAGGTCACGGGGGCGACCGGCGAGGTGTACAACATGCTCTCGAACGCGGACATGACGTTCCCGACCGTGGAAGACCCGGACGGCGATGCCGTCGAAATCTCACAGAGCAACTTCGTCAACCTGCTCAAGCGGCCCGATCGTGACTTCCGCAAGCGGGTCTACGAGAACTACTTCGACGAGTGGGCGTCGGTCCGGAACACGGTAGCCGCGTCCTACAAGAACAGCGTCAAGGCCGACGTCAAGACGGCCCAGGCGCGCAACTACGACACCGCTCGCGAGGCGGCGCTCGACGGTCCCAACGTTCCCGTCGACGTCTACGATACGCTCGTCGAATCGGTCCACGACAATCTCGACAAACTTCACCGCCACGCCGAACTCAAGCGGGACGCGCTCGACGTCGACGAACTCCGGATGTGGGACGTCTACATGCCCCTGACCGGTGACGAGGGACCTGACGTCGAGTACGACGAGGCCACAGACCACGTCGTCGCCGCGCTCGAACCGCTCGGCGAGGAGTACCAGTCCCGGGTCGCCGACGGCCTCGACTCGCAGTGGGTCGACGTCTACGAGAACGAGGGGAAACAGTCCGGTGCCTACTCGGGGGGCACCTACGACACCCAGCCGTTCATCCTGATGAACTACCAGGACGACATCTCCTCGATGTACACGCTGGCCCACGAACTGGGCCACTCGATGCACTCCCAACTCACGAAAGAGGAACAGCCCTACGTCTACTCGGGGTACGAGATCTTCGTGGCCGAGGTTGCCAGTACGGTCAACGAGGCCCTGCTGACGAACCACCTGCTCGAGACCGTCGAGGATCCCGAGTTCCGCAAGCACGTCCTCAACGAGTTCTTAGAGCGCGTCCGATCGACACTCTATCGCCAGACGCTGTTCGCCGAGTTCGAACACGAGGCGCATCGACTCGAGGAGGCCGGCGAACCGCTGACCGCCGATCGGCTGGACGACCTCTACCGCGACCTCAAGGCCGACTACTACGAGCCGGCCGCGATCGACGACCGGATCGCCCGCGAGTGGATGCGCATCCCGCACTTCTACCGCGCGTTCTACGTCTACCAGTACGCCACCGGCATCTCGGCAGCGCTCGCGATCGTCGACACCGTCCTCGAGGAGGGCCAGGCCGCCGCGGAGGACTACCTCGAATTCCTTCGCCGCGGCTCCCGGGAGTACCCGCTCGACCTCCTGCGGATCGCCGGCGTCGACATGAGCACGTCCGACCCGATCGATCGCGCGCTCGCGACCTACGGCGATCGACTCGACGAGATGGAGACGCTCCTGTCGTAG
- a CDS encoding M28 family metallopeptidase: MTDREPVPADVERALGRTWTDDRPWDLLTRLTELPDRMGGSPGERRAAELVRTAFTDAGLADVRIDEFPMQYWERGETEFAVVGDETTRGSERLGTGPIDRSFGAIALPYSPPGDVEGPLVDVGYGTPEEFEAAGSAVQDGIVVASTTTPPDRRFVHRMEKFGHAVAAGASAFVFVNHVPGQLPPTGALRFDAEAAVPGVGVSAETGDWLREYADQGASARIRVDATTRRGSSQNVHGVLGDSSVPGETADDGEDTPDEAVLVLAHYDAHDVGEGALDNGCGIATVVGAARILATIEDDLACPVQIAGVGCEEIGLLGAEALADDLDLDAIRAVVNVDGAGRFRNLRALTHGSETMAAVAERVADEAGQPIGREPDPHPFSDHWPFLRAGVPALQLHSEPPEGSERGRGWGHTAADTRDKVDPRTLREHAMLTALLVRELTRVDVPRIDEADLRDRLRDQEYEPGMRAADVWPAAWESAE; encoded by the coding sequence ATGACGGATCGTGAACCAGTTCCCGCCGACGTCGAGCGTGCACTCGGGCGCACGTGGACCGACGATCGGCCATGGGATCTGTTGACGCGACTGACCGAACTGCCGGACCGGATGGGTGGCTCCCCGGGTGAACGGCGCGCAGCCGAACTCGTCCGGACGGCGTTTACCGACGCCGGCCTCGCGGACGTCCGGATCGACGAGTTCCCGATGCAGTACTGGGAGCGCGGAGAGACCGAGTTCGCCGTCGTCGGCGACGAGACGACGCGCGGAAGCGAGCGCCTGGGGACCGGCCCGATCGATCGGTCCTTCGGGGCGATCGCGCTGCCCTACTCCCCGCCGGGCGACGTCGAGGGGCCGCTGGTCGACGTCGGCTACGGCACGCCCGAGGAGTTCGAGGCGGCGGGATCGGCCGTTCAGGACGGCATCGTCGTCGCGAGCACGACGACGCCACCCGATCGGCGGTTCGTCCACCGGATGGAGAAGTTCGGACACGCGGTCGCCGCCGGAGCGTCCGCGTTCGTCTTCGTCAACCACGTCCCCGGGCAGTTACCGCCGACCGGGGCACTGCGATTCGACGCCGAGGCCGCCGTCCCCGGCGTCGGCGTCAGTGCCGAGACGGGCGACTGGCTACGCGAGTACGCCGATCAGGGCGCGAGCGCGCGGATCCGCGTCGATGCGACGACGCGACGGGGATCGAGCCAGAACGTCCACGGGGTTCTCGGCGATTCGAGTGTCCCGGGGGAAACCGCGGACGATGGCGAGGACACCCCGGACGAGGCGGTGCTCGTTCTCGCCCACTACGACGCCCACGACGTCGGCGAGGGTGCGCTCGACAACGGCTGCGGGATCGCCACCGTCGTCGGTGCCGCGAGGATCCTCGCGACGATCGAGGACGACCTCGCCTGCCCGGTACAGATTGCCGGCGTCGGTTGCGAGGAGATCGGTCTGCTCGGTGCCGAAGCGCTGGCGGACGACCTCGATCTCGACGCGATCCGGGCGGTCGTCAACGTCGACGGCGCAGGCCGGTTCCGGAACCTGCGGGCGCTCACGCACGGGTCGGAGACGATGGCAGCGGTCGCCGAGCGCGTCGCCGACGAGGCCGGCCAGCCGATCGGCCGGGAGCCAGATCCGCACCCGTTCAGCGACCACTGGCCGTTCCTGCGGGCGGGCGTCCCGGCGTTGCAACTGCACAGCGAACCGCCCGAGGGGAGCGAGCGCGGTCGTGGCTGGGGCCACACGGCGGCGGACACGCGGGACAAGGTCGATCCGCGGACCCTGCGTGAACACGCGATGCTGACGGCGCTGCTGGTGCGGGAACTCACCCGAGTCGACGTCCCGCGAATCGACGAGGCCGACCTCCGCGATCGGCTCCGCGATCAGGAGTACGAACCGGGGATGCGTGCGGCCGACGTCTGGCCGGCCGCGTGGGAATCGGCCGAGTGA
- a CDS encoding NifU family protein — protein sequence MSDSPSAQSEDEIRDAVSLFLRRNFPQIEAHGGDFAITGVDREERHVSITLSGACDGCGVSPMTTQAIQQRLPGEIDAIDRVSVTLGFDGMAGEGTPRDVPEDVPF from the coding sequence ATGAGTGATTCCCCGTCGGCCCAGTCGGAGGACGAGATCAGAGACGCCGTCTCGCTGTTCCTCAGGCGGAACTTCCCGCAGATCGAGGCCCACGGCGGCGACTTCGCGATCACCGGCGTCGATCGCGAGGAGCGCCACGTCTCGATCACGCTCAGCGGCGCCTGCGACGGCTGTGGCGTCAGCCCGATGACGACGCAGGCGATCCAGCAACGGCTCCCCGGCGAGATCGACGCGATCGATCGCGTCTCCGTCACCCTCGGCTTCGACGGGATGGCCGGCGAGGGGACTCCGCGCGACGTGCCGGAAGACGTCCCGTTCTAG